One window from the genome of Maylandia zebra isolate NMK-2024a linkage group LG18, Mzebra_GT3a, whole genome shotgun sequence encodes:
- the LOC112431524 gene encoding uncharacterized protein LOC112431524, translated as MKATFIYRHSMVSDDKNAADVFIVFPRFLDTPGLIEQDFRLLFDEVTANKFLERWPIDLKSKIVKESHGLVPTSELLELMCNAESATEVENGWDSDMSAILLLLHLLPPSAQG; from the exons ATGAAAGCTACCTTCATTTATCGGCATTCAATGGTCAGCGATGATAAGAATGCAGCAGATGTCTTCATAGTCTTCCCGCGGTTTCTGGACACACCAGGACTG ATAGAACAAGATTTCAGACTCCTGTTTGATGAGGTCACTGCCAACAAATTCTTGGAGAGGTGGCCCATCGATCTCAAATCAAAGATTGTAAAGGAAAGTCATGGACTTGTACCCACCTCGGAGCTCTTGGAGTTGATGTGCAATGCTGAGTCAGCTACTGAAGTTGAGAATG GCTGGGACAGTGACATGTCTGCTATCTTGCTGCTGCTACATCTGCTACCGCCATCTGCACAAGGGTGA
- the LOC112432557 gene encoding tripartite motif-containing protein 16 → MAQKSVQLDRETFSCSICLDLLKNPVTIPCGHSYCMNCIESFWDEEEKKKIYSCPQCRQTFTARPVLEKNTMLAVLVEELKKTGLQAAPADHCYAGPEDVACDVCTGRKMKAFKSCLFCLASYCEKHLQTHNIVAVSLKKHKLVEPSKKLQEKICSRHDEVMKMFCRTDQQSICYLCSVDEHKGHDTVSAAAERTERQRELEVSRQNIQQRIQDREKDVKLLQQEVEAINQSADQTVEHSEKIFTELIHLIQKRSSDVKQQIRSQQETEVSRVKELQEKLEQEITELKRKDAELKQLSHTEDHIQFLHNYPSLSALSESTDSSSINIRPLSYFEDVTAAVSEVRDKLQDILREEWTNISLTVTEVDVLLSDPPEPKTRAEFLKYSCEITLDPNTAYKKLLLSEGNRKATLMKQQQSYSDHPDRFTGWQQVLSRESLTGRCYWEVEWRGGGVRVAVAYKNISREGYECGFGLNDKSWSLDCYNNSFTFWYNNIQTPVSGPRSSRVGVYLDHRAGILSFYSVSETMTLLHRVQTTFTQPLYAGLRLYYDYGDTAELIKVK, encoded by the coding sequence ATGGCGCAGAAAAGTGTTCAGCTGGACCGAGAAACCTTCTCTTGTTCGATCTGTTTGGATCTACTGAAGAATCCGGTGACTATTccctgtggacacagctactgcatGAACTGTATTGAAAGCTTCTGGgatgaagaggaaaagaagaaaatctacagctgccctcagtgcagACAGACTTTCACAGCGAGGCCTGtcctggagaaaaacaccatgttagcagttttagtggaggagctgaagaagactggactccaagctgctcctgctgatcactgctatgctggacctgaagatgtggcctgtgatgtctgcactgggagaaaaatgaaagccttCAAGTCCTGTTTATTCTGTCTGGCATCTTACTGTGAGAAACACCTTCAGACTCATAATATTGTTGCAGTTTcattaaagaaacacaagctggtggagccctccaagaagctccaggagaagatctgctctcgtcatgatgaggtgatgaagatgttctgccgtactgatcagcagagtatctgttatctctgctctgtggatgaacataaaggccacgacacagtctcagctgcagcagaaaggactgagaggcagagagagctggaggtgagtcgacaaaacatccagcagagaatccaggacagagagaaagatgtgaagctgcttcaacaggaggtggaggccatcaatcagtctgctgatcaaacagtggagcacagtgagaagatcttcactgagctgatccatctcatccagaaaagaagctctgatgtgaagcagcagatcagatcccagcaggaaactgaagtgagtcgagtcaaagagcttcaggagaagctggagcaggagatcactgagctgaagaggaaagatgctgagctgaagcagctctcacacacagaggatcacatccagtttctacacaactacccctcactgtcagcactcagtgagtctacagactcatccagcatcaatatccgtcctctgagctactttgaggatgtgacagcagctgtgtcagaggtcagagataaactacaggacattctgagagaggaatggacaaacatctcactgacagtcactgaagtggatgttttactgtcagatccaccagagccaaagaccagagctgaattcttaaaatattcatgtgaaatcacactggatccaaacacagcGTACAAAAAGCTGTTATTATCAGAGGGGAACAGAAAAGCAACATTAATGAAACAACAACAGTCTtattctgatcatccagacagattcactGGATGGCAGCAGGTCCTGAGTAGAGAGAGTCTGACTGGacgttgttactgggaggtggagtggagaggGGGAGGAGTTCGAGTAGCAGTCGCATACAAGAATATCAGCAGAGAAGGATATGAATGTGGATTTGGGCTTAATGACAAATCTTGGTCATTAGATTGTTACAACAACAGTTTTACATTTTGGTACAACAACATCCAAACTCCTGTCTCAGGTCCTCGTTCCTCCAGAGTaggagtgtacctggatcacagagcaggtattttgtccttctacagcgtctctgaaaccatgactctcctccacagagtccagaccacattcactcagccgctctaTGCTGGACTGAGGCTTTACTATGATTATGGAGACACTGCTGAGTTGATTAAAGTGAAATAG
- the LOC112431531 gene encoding tripartite motif-containing protein 16-like, whose protein sequence is MAQKSVQLDRETFSCSICLDLLKNPVAIPCGHSYCMKCIESFWDEEEKKKIYSCPQCRQTFTARPVLVKNTMLAVLVDELKKTGLQAAPADHCYAGPEDVACDVCTGRKIKAMKSCLMCLVSYCEKHLQPHYDVVQLKKHKLVEPSKKLQEKICSRHDEVMKMFCRTDQQSICYLCSVDEHKGHDTVSAAAERTERQRELEVSRQNIQQRIQDREKDVKLLQQEVEAINQSADQTVEHSEKIFTELIHLIQKRSSDVKQQIRSQQETEVSRVKELQEKLEQEITELKRKDAELKQLSHTEDHIQFLHNYPSLSALSESTDSSSINIRPLSYFEDVTAAVSEVRDKLQDILREEWTNISLTVTEVDVLLSQPEPKTRAGFLKYSCEITLDPNTAHKQLLLSEGNRKVTFMEQQQSYSDHPDRFTVWYQVLSRESLTGRCYWEVEWRGIGVYVAVAYKNISREGGNECRFGHNDKSWSLYCNNNRYIFWYNNIETRVSGPRSSRVGVYLDHRAGILSFYSVSETMTLLHRVQTTFTQPLYAGLWFYYYYGTTAELIKVK, encoded by the coding sequence ATGGCGCAGAAAAGTGTTCAGCTGGATCGAGAAACCTTCTCTTGTTCGATCTGTTTGGATCTACTGAAGAATCCGGTGGCTATTccctgtggacacagctactgcatGAAGTGTATTGAAAGCTTCTGGgatgaagaggaaaagaagaaaatctacagctgccctcagtgcagACAGACTTTCACAGCGAGGCCTGTCCTGGTGAAAAACACCATGTTAGCAGTTTTAGTggacgagctgaagaagactggactccaagctgctcctgctgatcactgctatgctggacctgaagatgtggcctgtgatgtctgcactgGAAGAAAAATCAAAGCAATGAAGTCCTGTTTGATGTGTTTGGTCTCTTACTGTGAGAAACACCTTCAGCCTCATTATGATGTGGTTCaattaaagaaacacaagctggtggagccctccaagaagctccaggagaagatctgctctcgtcatgatgaggtgatgaagatgttctgccgtactgatcagcagagtatctgttatctctgctctgtggatgaacataaaggccacgacacagtctcagctgcagcagaaaggactgagaggcagagagagctggaggtgagtcgacaaaacatccagcagagaatccaggacagagagaaagatgtgaagctgcttcaacaggaggtggaggccatcaatcagtctgctgatcaaacagtggagcacagtgagaagatcttcactgagctgatccatctcatccagaaaagaagctctgatgtgaagcagcagatcagatcccagcaggaaactgaagtgagtcgagtcaaagagcttcaggagaagctggagcaggagatcactgagctgaagaggaaagatgctgagctgaagcagctctcacacacagaggatcacatccagtttctacacaactacccctcactgtcagcactcagtgagtctacagactcatccagcatcaatatccgtcctctgagctactttgaggatgtgacagcagctgtgtcagaggtcagagataaactacaggacattctgagagaggaatggacaaacatctcactgacagtcactgaagtggatgttttactgtcacaaccagagccaaagaccagagctggattcttaaaatattcatgtgaaatcacactggatccaaacacagcacacaaacagctgttattatcagaggggaacagaaaagtaacatttatggaacaacaacagtcttattctgatcatccagacagattcactGTATGGTATCAGGTCCTGAGTAGAGAGAGTCTGACTGGacgttgttactgggaggtggagtggagaggGATAGGAGTTTATGTAGCAGTCGCATACAAGAATATCAGCAGAGAAGGAGGGAATGAATGTAGATTTGGACATAATGACAAATCTTGGTCATTATATTGTAACAAcaacagatatatattttggtACAACAACATTGAAACTCGTGTCTCAGGTCCTCGTTCCTCCAGAGTaggagtgtacctggatcacagagcaggtattttgtccttctacagcgtctctgaaaccatgactctcctccacagagtccagaccacattcactcagccgctctaTGCTGGACTCTGGTTTTACTATTATTATGGAACCACAGCTGAGTTGATTAAAGTGAAATAG
- the LOC112431535 gene encoding uncharacterized protein LOC112431535 isoform X2, producing MKCKEEEDLAGQQVWKQERNFNLDQEDTDPPQIKEEQEELCISQEGEQLVVKHEDEGIVVWSGEERLRQLHNIWKPEKDLQTSDLHQQTACKEEEFVANQQERNSSLDQEDPDPPQIKEEQEELCTSQELEEIVLKQEINSFMVTSSFEESDLSESEPNDDQLLALNFPEPELEEQEENQHVDSGSTRNAELKKRRRHKNRTDKSRSETDTSKKSVSCDTCGKTFQCKSNLTRHMRVHTSEKPHSCSTCGKRFIWKSGLETHVRIHTGEKPYFCITCGKRFGKKSGLETHLRIHTGEKAYSCNVCRKEFRDLSTMKSHRRIHTGEKPYICSSCGERFSWKSGLNFHLRIHLSDKPNHCSTRGRK from the exons ATGAAGTGTAAGGAGGAGGAAGATCTGGCTGGCCAGCAGGTCtggaagcaggagaggaacttcaATCTGGACCAGGAGGACACAGATCCCCCACAGATcaaagaggaacaggaggaactcTGCATCAGTCAAGAGGGAGAACAGCTTGTAGTGAAACACGAGGATGAAGGCATCGTCGTCTGGAGCGGGGAAGAGCGGCTCAGACAGCTGCATAACATCTGGAAACCTGAGAAAGATTTACAGACCAGCG ACCTCCACCAGCAAACTGCCTGTAAGGAGGAGGAGTTTGTCGCCAatcagcaggagaggaactcaaGTCTGGACCAGGAGGACCCAGATCCtccacagattaaagaggaacaggaggaactcTGCACCAGTCAGGAGCTGGAGGAGATTGTACTGAAGCAGGAGATCAATAGTTTTATGGTGACTTCTAGTTTTGAGGAAAGTGACCTCAGTGAATCAGAACCAAACGATGACCAGCTCCTTGCTCTTAACTTTCCTGAACCAGAGCTTGAggaacaggaagaaaaccagcATGTGGACTCGGGATCAACTAGAAATGCGGAGCTGAAGAAAAGGAGACGTCACAAAAACCGAACAGATAAGTCTCGGAGTGAAACTGATACAAGTAAAAAATCTGTAAGCTGTGACACTTGTGGAAAAACTTTTCAGTGTAAATCCAACCTGACGAGACACATGAGAGTTCACACAAGTGAGAAGCCACATTCttgtagcacctgtgggaaaagattcATTTGGAAATCAGGATTGGAAACTCACGTAAGGATCCACACAGGCGAGAAGCCATATTTTTGCATcac ATGTGGGAAAAGATTTGGTAAGAAATCAGGACTAGAAACTCATTTGAGAATCCACACCGGTGAGAAAGCGTATTCTTGCAACGTCTGTAGGAAAGAGTTTAGAGACTTGTCGACTATGAAAAGTCACAGAAGgatccacacaggtgagaaaccaTATATTTGTAGCTCCTGTGGGGAAAGATTCAGTTGGAAATCAGGACTGAATTTTCATCTAAGGATCCACCTGAGTGACAAACCAAATCACTGCAGCACCCGAGGTAGAAAATGA
- the LOC112431535 gene encoding uncharacterized protein LOC112431535 isoform X1 has protein sequence MKCKEEEDLAGQQVWKQERNFNLDQEDTDPPQIKEEQEELCISQEGEQLVVKHEDEGIVVWSGEERLRQLHNIWKPEKDLQTSDLHQQTACKEEEFVANQQERNSSLDQEDPDPPQIKEEQEELCTSQELEEIVLKQEINSFMVTSSFEESDLSESEPNDDQLLALNFPEPELEEQEENQHVDSGSTRNAELKKRRRHKNRTDKSRSETDTSKKSVSCDTCGKTFQCKSNLTRHMRVHTSEKPHSCSTCGKRFIWKSGLETHVRIHTGEKPYFCITCGKRFNKKSGFESHVRIHTGEKPYFCSTCGKRFGKKSGLETHLRIHTGEKAYSCNVCRKEFRDLSTMKSHRRIHTGEKPYICSSCGERFSWKSGLNFHLRIHLSDKPNHCSTRGRK, from the exons ATGAAGTGTAAGGAGGAGGAAGATCTGGCTGGCCAGCAGGTCtggaagcaggagaggaacttcaATCTGGACCAGGAGGACACAGATCCCCCACAGATcaaagaggaacaggaggaactcTGCATCAGTCAAGAGGGAGAACAGCTTGTAGTGAAACACGAGGATGAAGGCATCGTCGTCTGGAGCGGGGAAGAGCGGCTCAGACAGCTGCATAACATCTGGAAACCTGAGAAAGATTTACAGACCAGCG ACCTCCACCAGCAAACTGCCTGTAAGGAGGAGGAGTTTGTCGCCAatcagcaggagaggaactcaaGTCTGGACCAGGAGGACCCAGATCCtccacagattaaagaggaacaggaggaactcTGCACCAGTCAGGAGCTGGAGGAGATTGTACTGAAGCAGGAGATCAATAGTTTTATGGTGACTTCTAGTTTTGAGGAAAGTGACCTCAGTGAATCAGAACCAAACGATGACCAGCTCCTTGCTCTTAACTTTCCTGAACCAGAGCTTGAggaacaggaagaaaaccagcATGTGGACTCGGGATCAACTAGAAATGCGGAGCTGAAGAAAAGGAGACGTCACAAAAACCGAACAGATAAGTCTCGGAGTGAAACTGATACAAGTAAAAAATCTGTAAGCTGTGACACTTGTGGAAAAACTTTTCAGTGTAAATCCAACCTGACGAGACACATGAGAGTTCACACAAGTGAGAAGCCACATTCttgtagcacctgtgggaaaagattcATTTGGAAATCAGGATTGGAAACTCACGTAAGGATCCACACAGGCGAGAAGCCATATTTTTGCATcacctgtgggaaaagatttaATAAGAAATCCGGATTTGAAAGTCACGTGAGAATCCACACAGGCGAGAAGCCGTATTTCTGTAGCACATGTGGGAAAAGATTTGGTAAGAAATCAGGACTAGAAACTCATTTGAGAATCCACACCGGTGAGAAAGCGTATTCTTGCAACGTCTGTAGGAAAGAGTTTAGAGACTTGTCGACTATGAAAAGTCACAGAAGgatccacacaggtgagaaaccaTATATTTGTAGCTCCTGTGGGGAAAGATTCAGTTGGAAATCAGGACTGAATTTTCATCTAAGGATCCACCTGAGTGACAAACCAAATCACTGCAGCACCCGAGGTAGAAAATGA